In Streptomyces sp. NBC_00483, a single window of DNA contains:
- a CDS encoding glycoside hydrolase family 3 protein, with product MTTLTRGTDTLTRDALTVLQPGFTGTSAPDWLLRRLGEGLASVGLFGRNIATPEQLAALTAQLRSERGDVLVAIDEEGGDVTRLEVRTGSSFPGNHALGAVDDAALTRAVAAELGHRLAECGVNLNWAPSADVNANPDNPVIGVRSFGADPALVARHTAAYVEGLQAAGVAACTKHFPGHGDTAVDSHHDVPRIDVDLDVLHSRDLAPFRAAIAAGSRAVMSAHILVPALDPEYPATLSRRILTGLLREEFGYEGLIVTDGMEMKAISGTYGIERGSVLAIAAGADAICVGGGLADDDTVLRLRDALVGAVRSGELPEERLADAAARVRALSKWATASARTGTSEGNPEVGLAAARRAVTVTRGGDGAPVSGPVHVAAFTPVANIAVGDETPWGVAAELERLLPGTTTGSYTGPDTGHAALAAAGERRVVAVVRDEHRHLWMSGALDDLLSARPDTVVVEMGVPQAPPRGALHIATHGAARVCGVAAAEAITGA from the coding sequence ATGACGACATTGACACGTGGTACCGACACGCTGACGCGTGACGCCCTGACCGTCCTCCAGCCCGGGTTCACCGGCACGTCCGCGCCCGACTGGCTGCTGCGCCGGCTCGGCGAGGGCCTGGCGTCGGTCGGGCTGTTCGGACGCAATATCGCCACCCCCGAGCAACTGGCCGCCCTCACCGCCCAATTGCGGTCCGAGCGCGGTGACGTCCTGGTCGCCATCGACGAGGAGGGCGGCGACGTCACCCGCCTCGAGGTGCGCACCGGCTCGTCCTTCCCGGGCAACCACGCGCTCGGCGCGGTCGACGACGCGGCGCTGACCCGCGCGGTGGCCGCCGAGCTCGGCCACCGCCTCGCCGAGTGCGGGGTCAACCTCAACTGGGCGCCCTCCGCGGACGTCAACGCCAACCCGGACAACCCGGTGATCGGCGTACGGTCCTTCGGCGCGGACCCCGCGCTCGTGGCCCGGCACACCGCCGCGTACGTCGAGGGCCTGCAAGCCGCGGGCGTCGCCGCCTGTACGAAGCACTTCCCCGGGCACGGGGACACGGCGGTCGACTCGCACCACGACGTGCCGCGCATCGACGTCGACCTGGACGTCCTGCACTCCCGTGACCTCGCGCCGTTCCGGGCGGCGATCGCGGCGGGCTCGCGGGCCGTGATGAGCGCACACATCCTGGTGCCCGCGCTCGACCCCGAGTACCCGGCAACGTTGTCGCGGCGGATCCTCACGGGCCTGCTGCGCGAGGAGTTCGGCTACGAGGGCCTGATCGTCACGGACGGCATGGAGATGAAGGCCATCTCCGGCACGTACGGCATCGAGCGCGGCAGCGTCCTCGCCATCGCCGCGGGCGCCGACGCGATCTGCGTGGGCGGCGGGCTCGCCGACGACGACACGGTGCTGCGGCTGCGTGACGCCCTGGTGGGCGCGGTGCGCTCCGGTGAACTCCCGGAGGAACGCCTCGCGGACGCGGCGGCGCGGGTGCGTGCGTTGTCGAAGTGGGCGACGGCGTCGGCCCGCACCGGGACCTCGGAGGGCAACCCCGAGGTGGGTCTGGCCGCGGCGCGCCGTGCGGTCACGGTGACCCGTGGGGGAGACGGGGCGCCGGTCTCCGGCCCCGTGCACGTGGCCGCCTTCACGCCGGTCGCCAACATCGCGGTCGGCGACGAGACCCCCTGGGGCGTCGCCGCCGAACTCGAACGCCTGCTGCCCGGCACCACGACCGGTTCCTACACCGGCCCCGACACCGGCCACGCCGCCCTTGCCGCCGCGGGGGAGCGGCGAGTGGTGGCGGTGGTCCGCGACGAGCATCGCCACCTGTGGATGTCCGGGGCCCTGGACGACCTGCTGTCCGCCCGCCCGGACACGGTCGTCGTGGAAATGGGCGTCCCCCAGGCCCCACCCCGCGGCGCGCTGCACATCGCTACGCATGGTGCGGCGAGGGTGTGCGGGGTCGCTGCGGCGGAGGCGATCACGGGGGCTTGA
- the nagB gene encoding glucosamine-6-phosphate deaminase, with protein MEVVIVPDAKAGGELIAEAMAQLLRRKPDALLGVATGSTPLPIYEALAAQVRAGAVDASKARIAQLDEYVGLPTGHPESYRATVLRQVVEPLGLGEAAFMGPDGSAADVQAACEAYDSALVEAGGVDLQLLGIGTDGHIGFNEPCSSLASRTRIKTLTEQTIADNARFFDGDLSQVPRHVITQGIGTILEARHLVLLATGEGKADAVAATVEGPVASVVPASALQLHPHATVVVDEGAASKLKLADYFRHTYVNKPEWQGL; from the coding sequence GTGGAAGTTGTGATCGTTCCGGACGCCAAGGCAGGTGGCGAGCTCATCGCCGAGGCCATGGCCCAGCTGCTGCGGCGCAAGCCCGACGCGCTGCTCGGTGTGGCCACCGGCTCGACTCCGCTGCCCATCTACGAGGCGTTGGCGGCCCAGGTGCGCGCCGGTGCGGTCGATGCGTCGAAGGCGCGGATCGCCCAGCTCGACGAGTACGTGGGGCTGCCGACCGGGCACCCCGAGTCGTACCGGGCGACGGTGCTGCGGCAGGTCGTCGAGCCGCTCGGTCTCGGCGAGGCCGCGTTCATGGGGCCCGACGGCAGCGCCGCCGACGTGCAGGCCGCGTGCGAGGCGTACGACAGTGCGCTGGTCGAGGCCGGGGGTGTGGATCTGCAGTTGCTGGGGATCGGCACGGACGGGCACATCGGGTTCAACGAACCGTGTTCCTCGCTCGCCTCGCGGACCCGGATCAAGACGCTGACCGAGCAGACCATCGCGGACAACGCGCGGTTCTTCGACGGGGACCTGAGCCAGGTGCCGCGGCATGTGATCACGCAGGGCATCGGGACGATCCTGGAGGCGCGGCACCTGGTGCTGCTCGCCACGGGTGAGGGCAAGGCGGATGCGGTGGCCGCGACCGTCGAGGGGCCGGTCGCCTCCGTGGTGCCGGCGTCCGCGCTCCAGCTGCATCCGCACGCGACCGTGGTGGTGGACGAGGGCGCCGCGTCGAAGCTGAAGCTCGCGGACTACTTCCGCCACACGTACGTCAACAAGCCGGAGTGGCAGGGGCTGTAG
- a CDS encoding WhiB family transcriptional regulator yields MDWRHNAVCREEDPELFFPIGNTGPALLQIEEAKAVCRRCPVMEQCLQWALESGQDSGVWGGLSEDERRAMKRRAARNRARQASA; encoded by the coding sequence ATGGACTGGCGTCACAACGCCGTTTGTCGCGAGGAAGACCCCGAGCTGTTCTTCCCCATCGGCAACACCGGTCCCGCGCTGCTGCAGATCGAGGAAGCCAAGGCCGTCTGCCGCCGCTGCCCCGTCATGGAGCAGTGCCTGCAGTGGGCGCTCGAGTCCGGCCAGGACTCCGGCGTCTGGGGTGGCCTCAGCGAGGACGAGCGCCGCGCAATGAAGCGCCGCGCCGCTCGCAACCGGGCCCGTCAGGCCTCCGCCTGA
- a CDS encoding diacylglycerol/lipid kinase family protein — MRALLVVNPAATTTSARTRDVLIHALASEMKLEAVTTEYRGHARDLGRQAAESKDIELVVALGGDGTVNEVVNGLLHGGPDLDRLPGLAVVPGGSTNVFARALGLPNHPVEATGQLLDALREGRRRTVGLGLASGTAGTEDEGVPARWFTFASGLGFDAGVVGRVEQQRERGKRSTHALYVRQVVRQFLGEADRRHGTITLERPGEDPVTDLVVSIVSNTSPWSFLGNRPLYPTPQASFDTGLDVLGLKKLSTPAVARYGTQLLASTPERGPHGKNAVTLHDLTDFTLHSKAPLPLQMDGDHLGLRTSVTFTGVRRALRVIV, encoded by the coding sequence ATGCGTGCACTTCTCGTGGTCAATCCGGCGGCAACCACCACCAGCGCGCGCACGCGTGATGTCCTGATCCACGCCTTGGCGAGCGAGATGAAGCTCGAGGCCGTCACCACCGAGTACCGGGGCCACGCGCGCGACCTCGGCCGGCAGGCCGCGGAGAGCAAGGACATCGAGCTTGTCGTCGCCCTCGGCGGCGACGGCACGGTCAACGAGGTCGTGAACGGCCTGCTGCACGGCGGCCCCGACCTCGACCGGCTGCCCGGCCTCGCCGTCGTCCCGGGCGGCTCCACGAACGTCTTCGCGCGCGCCCTCGGCCTGCCGAACCACCCCGTGGAGGCCACGGGACAGCTCCTGGACGCCCTGCGCGAGGGCCGTCGGCGCACGGTGGGCCTCGGCCTCGCCTCGGGCACCGCGGGCACGGAGGACGAGGGCGTACCGGCCCGCTGGTTCACGTTCGCCTCGGGCCTCGGCTTCGACGCGGGCGTCGTGGGCCGGGTGGAGCAGCAGCGGGAGCGCGGCAAGCGTTCGACGCATGCCCTGTACGTGCGACAGGTCGTGCGCCAATTCCTGGGCGAGGCCGACCGCCGGCACGGCACGATCACGCTCGAACGGCCGGGCGAGGATCCGGTCACCGATCTCGTCGTCTCCATAGTCAGCAACACGTCGCCGTGGTCCTTCCTGGGCAACCGGCCGCTGTACCCGACGCCCCAGGCGTCCTTCGACACCGGCCTTGACGTGCTGGGACTCAAGAAACTCTCCACTCCCGCGGTGGCCCGCTACGGCACCCAGCTGCTCGCCTCGACACCCGAGCGCGGACCGCACGGCAAGAACGCGGTTACGCTCCACGACCTGACGGACTTCACCTTGCATTCGAAGGCGCCCCTGCCCCTTCAGATGGACGGTGACCACCTGGGACTGCGGACCAGCGTGACGTTCACAGGCGTACGCCGTGCACTGCGTGTGATTGTGTGA
- a CDS encoding SIS domain-containing protein, protein MNATPSDPERPGRIMTREMHEQPDVLRRLLATGAPRIQDVARRVADRAPRFVLLTARGTSDHAALYAKYLLEIRLGLPCGLASMSTTTAYGARPDLRDVLVITVSQSGGSPDLVASTKAAREAGAITLAVTNNPDSPLAAVSEHHIDIMAGPEKALPATKTYTASLLALYLFVEGLRGGDGAAAAVLPDHADQVLARQDEVRSLAARYRFAGRMVITSRGYGYPTAKEAALKLMETSYIPALAYSGADLLHGPLAMVDNISPVIAVVTDGRGGDALQPVLDRLRGRGADLMVVGPQAQVDRASAGFVLPTAGVAEEVQPVLEILPLQLLAYEVTIARGQDPDAPRALAKVTETR, encoded by the coding sequence ATGAACGCCACCCCGTCCGACCCGGAGCGCCCCGGTCGGATCATGACGCGGGAGATGCACGAGCAGCCCGACGTGCTCCGGCGTCTCCTCGCCACCGGCGCCCCGCGCATCCAGGACGTGGCCCGCCGGGTCGCCGACCGCGCCCCCCGCTTCGTCCTGCTCACCGCCCGCGGCACCTCCGACCACGCCGCGCTCTACGCCAAGTACCTCCTGGAGATCCGGCTCGGCCTGCCCTGCGGCCTCGCCTCGATGTCCACCACGACGGCCTACGGCGCCCGCCCCGATCTGCGCGACGTACTGGTCATCACGGTCAGCCAGTCCGGCGGCTCACCCGACCTGGTCGCCTCCACGAAGGCCGCCCGCGAGGCCGGCGCGATCACCCTCGCCGTGACCAACAACCCGGACTCCCCGCTGGCCGCCGTCTCCGAGCACCACATCGACATCATGGCGGGACCGGAGAAGGCGCTGCCCGCGACGAAGACGTACACCGCCTCGCTGCTCGCCCTGTACCTCTTCGTGGAGGGCCTGCGCGGCGGCGACGGAGCGGCCGCCGCCGTGCTGCCCGACCACGCCGACCAGGTCCTCGCGCGCCAGGACGAGGTCCGCTCCCTGGCCGCCCGCTACCGCTTCGCCGGCCGCATGGTGATCACCTCCCGCGGTTACGGCTATCCGACCGCCAAGGAAGCGGCCCTCAAGCTGATGGAGACCAGCTACATCCCCGCCCTCGCGTACTCCGGCGCCGATCTGCTGCACGGCCCGCTCGCCATGGTCGACAACATCTCCCCGGTGATCGCCGTGGTCACCGACGGCCGGGGCGGTGACGCCCTGCAACCGGTCCTCGACCGGCTCCGCGGGCGCGGGGCCGATCTGATGGTGGTCGGTCCGCAGGCCCAGGTGGACCGCGCCTCCGCCGGCTTCGTCCTGCCGACCGCCGGGGTGGCCGAGGAGGTGCAGCCGGTGCTCGAAATCCTCCCTCTCCAACTTCTCGCGTACGAGGTGACCATCGCCCGTGGCCAGGACCCCGACGCCCCGCGCGCCCTCGCGAAGGTGACGGAGACGCGATGA
- a CDS encoding carbohydrate ABC transporter permease, translating to MSASTAPVKEGLRPDRKKTRLGYNVLGLVIAVVMAFPVYWLIVSALRPNHEIRSYDQTLWPSSITFDNFARAVKQPNFGTAIESSLIISITAVVGGMVIATLAALAIGRFRFTGRRALLMAMILVQMLPPTAMLIPIYTQLNAMGGLNEYWGVIVVYLVSTLPFATVMIRGFVVNIPVELEESAMVDGCTRMGAFRRVVFPLLAPGLAASSIFALVNAWNEYLFAYILMNEDSKYTLNVWLMTFTTERGTDYGALMAASTMIALPVVIFFMFIQKKMATGLTSGAVKG from the coding sequence ATGAGCGCCTCCACCGCACCGGTCAAGGAGGGGCTGCGCCCCGACCGCAAGAAGACCAGGCTCGGCTACAACGTTCTCGGGCTCGTCATCGCCGTCGTGATGGCCTTCCCGGTCTACTGGCTCATCGTCTCGGCGCTGCGCCCCAACCACGAGATCCGCTCCTACGACCAGACGCTGTGGCCTTCGTCGATCACCTTCGACAACTTCGCCCGCGCCGTGAAGCAGCCGAACTTCGGCACCGCGATCGAGTCCAGCCTCATCATCTCGATCACGGCCGTCGTCGGTGGCATGGTCATCGCGACCCTCGCGGCCCTCGCCATCGGACGGTTCCGCTTCACCGGCCGGCGCGCGCTCCTCATGGCGATGATCCTGGTCCAGATGCTGCCGCCGACCGCGATGCTCATCCCCATCTACACCCAGCTCAACGCGATGGGCGGCCTCAACGAGTACTGGGGCGTCATCGTCGTCTACCTCGTCTCCACGCTGCCCTTCGCCACGGTGATGATCCGCGGCTTCGTGGTCAACATCCCCGTGGAGCTGGAGGAGTCGGCGATGGTCGACGGCTGTACGCGGATGGGTGCGTTCCGCCGCGTCGTCTTCCCGCTGCTCGCCCCCGGCCTCGCCGCGTCCTCGATCTTCGCCCTCGTCAACGCGTGGAATGAGTACCTGTTCGCGTACATCCTGATGAACGAGGACTCGAAGTACACGCTTAACGTGTGGCTGATGACGTTCACGACCGAACGAGGCACCGACTACGGCGCGTTGATGGCCGCGTCCACGATGATCGCTCTGCCGGTGGTGATCTTCTTCATGTTCATCCAGAAGAAGATGGCCACAGGACTCACATCCGGCGCCGTGAAGGGATAA
- a CDS encoding GntR family transcriptional regulator → MSTDVSSAENEGGAPVRTARVPKYYRLKKHLLDMTETLPPGTPVPPERTLASEFDTSRTTVRQALQELVVEGRLERIQGKGTFVAKPKVSQALQLTSYTEDMRAQGLEPTSQLLDIGYVTADETLAQLLDIAGGGRVLRIERLRLASGEPMAIETTHLSAKRFPALRRSLAKYTSLYTALAEVYDVHLAEAEETIETSLATPREAGLLGTDVGLPMLMLSRHSIDGSGQPVEWVRSVYRGDRYKFVARLKRPVD, encoded by the coding sequence ATGAGCACCGACGTCAGCAGTGCGGAGAACGAGGGCGGGGCGCCCGTCCGCACCGCACGCGTGCCCAAGTACTACCGCCTCAAGAAGCACCTGCTCGACATGACGGAGACGCTGCCGCCCGGCACCCCCGTCCCGCCCGAGCGCACGCTCGCCTCCGAGTTCGACACCTCCCGCACCACCGTCCGCCAGGCGCTCCAGGAGCTCGTCGTCGAGGGCCGCCTCGAACGGATCCAGGGCAAGGGCACCTTCGTCGCCAAGCCCAAGGTCTCCCAGGCGCTCCAACTCACCTCGTACACCGAGGACATGCGGGCCCAGGGCCTGGAGCCGACCTCGCAGCTGCTCGACATCGGCTACGTCACCGCCGACGAAACCCTCGCGCAGCTCCTCGACATCGCCGGCGGCGGCCGCGTCCTGCGCATCGAGCGGCTGCGCCTCGCGAGCGGCGAGCCGATGGCGATCGAGACCACGCACCTGTCGGCGAAGCGCTTCCCCGCGCTGCGCCGCAGCCTCGCCAAGTACACGTCCCTCTACACGGCGCTCGCCGAGGTCTACGACGTGCACCTCGCCGAGGCCGAGGAGACCATCGAGACCTCGCTCGCGACGCCGCGCGAGGCGGGCCTGCTCGGCACGGACGTGGGCCTGCCGATGCTGATGCTCTCCCGCCACTCGATCGACGGCTCGGGACAGCCGGTGGAGTGGGTGCGCTCGGTGTACCGCGGGGACCGGTACAAGTTCGTCGCACGCCTCAAGCGACCCGTCGACTGA
- a CDS encoding carbohydrate ABC transporter permease: protein MTAADTKAAGPPPRTADAPEGDVLTKGTKGPRGTGRPPRKKGASLPYLLILPAIVALAAVYAYPLVKTVIMSFQDMGRRELWTGESPPWVGFDQFTNILGDAEFWQVTVRTVVFMVVCVALTMAIGLLVSLLMMRLSTWVRLTLTTALIAAWSMPLLVASSIFRWLADSDYGLVNTLIAKVAGDDFLGHNWFLDPLQGFSIIAALVIWGAVPFVVITLYAALTQVPGELTEAAQLDGASAFGVFRFVTWPVIKPVFTMVTTLSVIWDFNVFGQIWLLRGNKPEPDYETLGLYSFSKAFTSTSFSQGTAIALITVLLLSGVAVYYLRQLMKTGEVE from the coding sequence GTGACTGCCGCCGACACCAAGGCCGCCGGGCCGCCGCCCCGCACGGCGGACGCTCCGGAAGGGGACGTGCTCACCAAGGGCACCAAGGGTCCCCGCGGCACCGGCCGCCCCCCGCGGAAGAAGGGGGCGTCGCTCCCTTACCTCCTGATCCTGCCGGCGATCGTCGCGCTGGCTGCCGTCTATGCGTACCCCCTGGTCAAGACCGTGATCATGTCCTTCCAGGACATGGGGCGCCGCGAGCTGTGGACGGGCGAGAGCCCGCCGTGGGTCGGCTTCGACCAGTTCACCAACATCCTCGGCGACGCGGAGTTCTGGCAGGTCACCGTCCGCACGGTGGTCTTCATGGTGGTCTGTGTCGCGCTCACCATGGCGATCGGCCTGCTGGTCTCCCTGCTGATGATGCGCCTGTCGACCTGGGTGCGGCTCACGCTCACCACGGCCCTGATCGCCGCCTGGTCGATGCCGCTGCTCGTCGCCTCCTCGATCTTCCGCTGGCTCGCCGACTCCGACTACGGCCTGGTCAACACGCTCATCGCCAAGGTCGCCGGCGACGACTTCCTCGGGCACAACTGGTTCCTCGACCCGCTTCAGGGCTTCTCGATCATCGCCGCGCTCGTCATCTGGGGCGCCGTCCCGTTCGTCGTGATCACCCTGTACGCGGCCCTCACCCAGGTCCCCGGAGAGCTCACCGAGGCCGCCCAGCTCGACGGCGCCAGCGCGTTCGGTGTCTTCCGCTTCGTCACCTGGCCGGTCATCAAGCCCGTCTTCACCATGGTCACCACGCTCTCGGTGATCTGGGACTTCAACGTCTTCGGGCAGATCTGGCTGCTGCGCGGCAACAAGCCCGAACCGGACTACGAAACCCTCGGCCTCTACTCCTTTTCCAAGGCGTTCACGTCGACGTCCTTCAGCCAGGGCACCGCGATCGCCCTCATCACCGTTCTGCTGCTCTCCGGGGTGGCCGTGTACTACCTGCGCCAGCTCATGAAGACAGGAGAGGTCGAATGA
- a CDS encoding extracellular solute-binding protein produces the protein MKRKLIAAVGVAAMMSAVAACGGDGGSNAGKDPKDRTGDVTVWLMVDAQSTWPGLVKDVNAQFKKKYPKVKVNVSYQQWADKAKKLDTALGGDKFPDVVELGNTETMQYILNGALAEIDPKKYDNSDSWIKGLKDTCSFEGKMYCVPYYSSARVAIYNKDLLKSATGSDKLPTDESAFLKAMDKETAKQGAKDKRFSSLYLPGRYWYAAMSYVQAYGGSIASYDDGTKKWKGTLSDAKSQEGIQHFIDLVKKYNKGDITKDEQDHANVMANEKAGVLYGNGWEAGSVVDGKANGNPKLKDKIAVASMPGPNGKTLPSFVGGSDLAVTQKSKNADLAEDWISMFTSEKSQEVLTSKNVLPSNTKQLQPLKEKAETEAAANAVESAWFTPIAPGWTAIEKEEVLKNMLLDILKGKSVATATKAADAKIDELINKES, from the coding sequence ATGAAGCGCAAGCTCATAGCGGCCGTCGGCGTCGCGGCCATGATGTCCGCGGTCGCTGCGTGTGGGGGCGACGGCGGCAGCAATGCCGGCAAGGACCCGAAGGACCGCACCGGAGACGTCACGGTCTGGCTGATGGTCGACGCGCAGAGCACCTGGCCAGGCCTGGTCAAGGACGTCAACGCGCAGTTCAAGAAGAAGTACCCGAAGGTCAAGGTCAACGTCTCGTACCAGCAGTGGGCGGACAAGGCCAAGAAGCTCGACACCGCCCTGGGCGGCGACAAGTTCCCGGACGTCGTCGAGCTCGGCAACACCGAGACCATGCAGTACATCCTCAACGGGGCGCTCGCCGAGATCGACCCGAAGAAGTACGACAACAGCGACTCCTGGATCAAGGGCCTCAAGGACACCTGCTCCTTCGAGGGCAAGATGTACTGCGTCCCGTACTACTCCAGTGCGCGCGTCGCCATCTACAACAAGGACCTGCTGAAGTCGGCCACCGGCTCCGACAAACTGCCGACCGACGAGTCCGCGTTCCTCAAGGCGATGGACAAGGAGACGGCGAAGCAGGGCGCGAAGGACAAGCGCTTCTCCTCCCTGTACCTGCCGGGCCGCTACTGGTACGCCGCCATGTCCTACGTCCAGGCGTACGGCGGCAGCATCGCCTCGTACGACGACGGCACCAAGAAGTGGAAGGGCACCCTGTCCGACGCCAAGTCGCAGGAAGGCATCCAGCACTTCATCGACCTGGTGAAGAAGTACAACAAGGGCGACATCACCAAGGACGAGCAGGACCACGCCAATGTGATGGCCAACGAGAAGGCCGGCGTCCTGTACGGCAACGGCTGGGAGGCCGGCTCCGTCGTCGACGGCAAGGCCAACGGCAACCCGAAGCTGAAGGACAAGATCGCCGTCGCCTCCATGCCGGGCCCGAACGGCAAGACCCTGCCGTCCTTCGTCGGCGGCTCCGACCTCGCCGTCACGCAGAAGTCGAAGAACGCGGACCTCGCCGAGGACTGGATCTCGATGTTCACGAGCGAGAAGTCCCAGGAGGTCCTCACCTCCAAGAACGTGTTGCCGAGCAACACCAAGCAGCTGCAGCCGCTGAAGGAGAAGGCGGAGACCGAAGCCGCGGCGAACGCGGTGGAGAGCGCCTGGTTCACGCCGATCGCCCCGGGCTGGACGGCGATCGAGAAGGAGGAGGTCCTGAAGAACATGCTTCTCGACATCCTCAAGGGCAAGTCCGTCGCCACGGCCACCAAGGCGGCCGACGCCAAGATCGACGAGCTGATCAACAAGGAGTCCTGA
- a CDS encoding sensor histidine kinase produces the protein MNDLVRQHTALGDSDLEWLHLLVSEWQLLSDLSFADLVLWVPTHDGTRYVSVAQMRPNTGPTSYQDDMVGHLVPRGRRPMLDVALDEGRIVREGDPEWREEVPVRVESIPVRREGRVLGVIARNTNLLTVRTPSRLELTYLQSASDLAQMIAAGTFPFPDQQVDMDASPRAGDGLIRLDADGVVQYASPNALSAYHRLGFQADLVGHHLGTTTAELAPSRGPVDEALAKVASGWAPREFDVEGEEGSIQLRAIPLSPKGTRIGSLVLLRDVTELRRRERELITKDATIREIHHRVKNNLQTVAALLRLQARRIGSDRGREALEEAVRRVGSIAIVHETLSQNLDERVEFDEIADRVLAMVAEISPGQVVGRRTGRFGILDAEVATPLSMVLTEVLQNALEHGFRQGDTGSVEVSAVRGGTSKEARLLVTVQDDGVGLPENFDPKRAGNLGLQIVRTLVEGELGGTFDMVPAPERGTQVILDIPVRSSK, from the coding sequence ATGAACGATCTCGTACGCCAGCACACCGCCCTCGGTGACTCCGATCTCGAGTGGCTCCACCTGCTGGTCTCGGAGTGGCAGTTGCTCTCCGACCTCTCCTTCGCCGACCTCGTCCTGTGGGTTCCCACCCATGACGGCACGCGATACGTCTCCGTGGCCCAGATGCGGCCCAACACCGGGCCCACGTCCTACCAGGACGACATGGTCGGCCACCTCGTCCCGCGCGGCCGCCGCCCGATGCTGGACGTCGCGCTCGACGAGGGCCGCATCGTGCGCGAGGGCGACCCCGAGTGGCGCGAGGAGGTCCCGGTGCGGGTGGAGTCCATCCCCGTACGCAGGGAGGGCCGGGTCCTCGGCGTCATCGCGCGCAACACCAACCTGCTGACCGTCCGGACGCCCTCGCGCCTGGAGCTGACCTATCTGCAGTCGGCCTCCGACCTCGCGCAGATGATCGCGGCCGGCACCTTCCCGTTCCCCGACCAGCAGGTCGACATGGACGCCTCCCCGCGCGCGGGCGACGGCCTGATCCGGCTCGACGCGGACGGCGTGGTCCAGTACGCCTCGCCCAACGCCCTGTCCGCGTACCACCGGTTGGGCTTCCAGGCCGATCTTGTCGGCCACCACCTCGGCACGACGACGGCCGAACTCGCCCCGTCCCGCGGCCCGGTGGACGAGGCGCTCGCCAAGGTGGCCAGCGGCTGGGCGCCGCGCGAGTTCGACGTCGAGGGCGAGGAGGGCTCGATCCAGCTGCGCGCGATCCCGCTCAGCCCCAAGGGCACCCGCATCGGTTCGCTGGTCCTGCTGCGCGACGTCACCGAACTGCGCCGCCGGGAACGCGAGTTGATCACCAAGGACGCGACCATCCGGGAGATCCACCACCGGGTGAAGAACAACCTCCAGACGGTCGCCGCCCTGCTCCGCCTCCAGGCCCGCCGCATCGGATCCGACCGGGGGCGCGAGGCCCTGGAGGAGGCGGTCCGCCGGGTCGGTTCCATCGCGATCGTGCACGAGACGCTCTCCCAGAACCTGGACGAGCGCGTGGAGTTCGACGAGATCGCGGACCGCGTGCTCGCCATGGTGGCGGAGATCTCACCGGGTCAGGTGGTGGGCCGGCGCACCGGCCGCTTCGGCATCCTGGACGCCGAGGTGGCGACCCCGCTGTCCATGGTCCTCACCGAGGTGCTGCAGAACGCGCTGGAGCACGGCTTCCGGCAGGGCGACACCGGCAGCGTCGAGGTCTCGGCCGTGCGCGGCGGCACCAGCAAGGAGGCCCGACTCCTGGTCACCGTCCAGGACGACGGCGTCGGCCTGCCCGAGAACTTCGACCCGAAGCGCGCGGGGAACCTGGGCCTGCAGATCGTACGCACGTTGGTGGAGGGCGAGTTGGGCGGAACGTTCGACATGGTGCCCGCACCGGAGCGCGGCACGCAGGTCATCCTCGACATTCCCGTACGCAGCAGCAAATAG